Proteins encoded within one genomic window of Nonomuraea gerenzanensis:
- the dnaN gene encoding DNA polymerase III subunit beta, which yields MMFRIERDVLAEAVAWTARSLPARPSVPVLAGMRLEVTEQQQLKLSGFDYEVSAEVTLELHTGEAGVVLVSGKLLAEITRALPAQPVDFVVEGAKAVVTCGSARFTLLTMPVEDYPTLPAMPPAAGRVGSDVFASAVSQVAVAAGRDDTLPMLTGVRMEIEGDTVTLAATDRYRLAVRELKWQPGQPDFAAIAMIPGKTLADTAKALGATGAEVEIALSSAGGTGEGMIGFSSAGRRTTTRLLDPEFPKYRSLLPTEFSARADLSTGPFVEAVKRVALVAERNTPVRLAFKSGEVVLEAGSGDEAQAVEALPVDYEGEEMNIAFNHQFLLEGLGAIDSDVARLQMTTSTKPAILTGGKPVEDGAVTDYRYLIMPIRLSG from the coding sequence GTGATGTTCCGAATCGAGCGAGACGTCCTCGCTGAGGCGGTGGCATGGACGGCACGCAGCCTCCCGGCACGCCCGTCGGTGCCCGTTCTCGCGGGCATGCGCCTGGAGGTCACCGAGCAGCAGCAGCTCAAGCTCTCCGGCTTCGACTACGAGGTCTCCGCCGAGGTGACGCTGGAGCTGCACACCGGTGAGGCCGGGGTCGTGCTGGTCTCCGGCAAGCTGCTCGCCGAGATCACCCGTGCGCTTCCCGCACAGCCTGTGGACTTCGTGGTGGAAGGCGCCAAGGCGGTCGTCACGTGCGGCAGCGCGCGGTTCACCCTGCTGACCATGCCTGTGGAGGACTACCCGACCCTCCCGGCCATGCCGCCCGCCGCCGGCCGCGTCGGCAGCGACGTGTTCGCCTCCGCCGTCAGCCAGGTCGCCGTCGCCGCGGGCCGCGACGACACGCTGCCGATGCTCACGGGCGTACGGATGGAGATCGAGGGCGACACGGTCACCCTGGCCGCGACCGACCGCTACCGGCTGGCCGTGCGCGAGCTGAAGTGGCAGCCGGGGCAGCCCGACTTCGCCGCGATCGCGATGATCCCCGGCAAGACGCTCGCCGACACCGCCAAGGCGCTCGGCGCGACGGGCGCCGAGGTGGAGATCGCGCTCAGCTCCGCCGGCGGCACCGGCGAGGGCATGATCGGCTTCTCAAGCGCGGGGCGGCGCACGACGACGCGGCTGCTCGACCCGGAGTTCCCCAAGTACCGCTCGCTGCTGCCCACCGAGTTCTCCGCCCGGGCCGACCTGTCCACAGGTCCGTTCGTCGAGGCGGTCAAGCGCGTGGCCCTGGTCGCCGAGCGCAACACGCCGGTGCGGCTGGCGTTCAAGAGCGGCGAGGTCGTGCTGGAGGCCGGCAGCGGCGACGAGGCGCAGGCCGTCGAGGCACTGCCTGTGGACTACGAGGGCGAGGAGATGAACATCGCCTTCAACCACCAGTTTCTGCTGGAAGGGCTGGGTGCCATCGACTCCGACGTGGCCAGGCTCCAGATGACCACGTCCACGAAGCCCGCTATCCTCACCGGTGGCAAGCCTGTGGAGGACGGTGCCGTAACGGACTACCGCTACCTGATCATGCCCATCCGACTGTCAGGCTGA
- the gnd gene encoding phosphogluconate dehydrogenase (NAD(+)-dependent, decarboxylating): MQIGMVGLGKMGGNMAERLRRGGHEVVGYDRDPAISDVASLKELAERLQAPRAVWVMVPAGKPTQTTVDDLGELLDEGDIVIDGGNSHYVDDQKHAAELAEKGIGFVDCGVSGGVWGLQNGYALMCGGEKSHVDRLMPIFETLKPEGEDGFVHAGDVGAGHFAKMVHNGIEYGMMQAFAEGWELLEASDVVKDVKGSFSSWRTGTVIRSWLLDLLVRALDDDEHLEQLRGYAQDSGEGRWTVQAAVDHAVPLPVITAALYARFASRQDDSPAMKVVAALRNQFGGHAITSAEGSTGKGADSPGADVTPPREADR; encoded by the coding sequence ATGCAGATCGGCATGGTCGGACTGGGCAAGATGGGCGGCAACATGGCCGAACGGCTGCGCCGCGGCGGTCATGAGGTCGTCGGTTACGACCGCGACCCGGCGATCAGCGACGTCGCCAGCCTGAAGGAGCTGGCCGAACGCCTGCAGGCGCCGCGCGCCGTCTGGGTCATGGTGCCCGCCGGCAAGCCCACGCAGACCACCGTCGACGACCTGGGCGAGCTGCTCGACGAGGGCGACATCGTCATCGACGGCGGCAACTCCCACTACGTGGACGACCAGAAGCACGCCGCCGAGCTGGCGGAGAAGGGCATCGGCTTCGTCGACTGCGGCGTCAGCGGCGGCGTGTGGGGCCTGCAGAACGGCTACGCGCTGATGTGCGGCGGCGAGAAGTCCCACGTGGACCGGCTCATGCCCATCTTCGAGACGCTCAAGCCCGAGGGCGAGGACGGCTTCGTGCACGCGGGCGACGTCGGCGCCGGGCACTTCGCGAAGATGGTCCACAACGGCATCGAGTACGGCATGATGCAGGCCTTCGCCGAGGGCTGGGAGCTGCTGGAGGCCTCCGACGTCGTCAAGGACGTCAAGGGCTCCTTCAGCAGCTGGCGCACCGGCACCGTGATCCGCTCCTGGCTGCTCGACCTGCTGGTGCGGGCGCTGGACGACGACGAGCACCTCGAGCAGCTCCGCGGTTACGCACAGGACTCCGGCGAGGGCCGGTGGACCGTGCAGGCGGCCGTGGACCACGCAGTGCCGCTGCCGGTCATCACGGCCGCGCTGTACGCCAGGTTCGCCTCGCGCCAGGACGACTCCCCCGCGATGAAGGTCGTGGCGGCGCTGCGCAACCAGTTCGGCGGCCACGCGATCACCTCGGCCGAGGGCAGCACCGGCAAGGGGGCCGACTCCCCCGGCGCCGACGTGACGCCGCCGCGCGAGGCCGATCGCTGA
- the recF gene encoding DNA replication/repair protein RecF (All proteins in this family for which functions are known are DNA-binding proteins that assist the filamentation of RecA onto DNA for the initiation of recombination or recombinational repair.), whose translation MHVAHLSLTDFRSYPSVELGLEPGVTAFVGPNGQGKTNLVEALGYVATHSSHRVASDAPLVRQGATRAIVRCAIQRDDRRALIELEINPGRANRARLNRSPVSRARDVVGLLRTVLFAPEDLALSKGDPSERRRFLDDLLVSRTPRFAGVRADYDRVLKQRGALLRTAAQARRGSRSPRRQERDSGFAAAGAGDVLSTLEVWDAHLARHGAELLRGRLELIEALRPLVAGSYAALAPSSAPATLAYRSTLSTGGDPGEGGQEGEAPGERGSFDTQTLSTDLGKTLEERLRERLIEVRSSELERGVTLVGPHRDDLVLGLGELPARGYASHGESWSFALALRLAAYDLLRADGGDPVLILDDVFAELDSQRRRRLAEMVAPAEQVLITAAVADDVPQELVGGRFDVAEGSVTRVR comes from the coding sequence GTGCATGTCGCCCACCTCTCGCTGACCGACTTCCGGTCCTACCCGTCGGTGGAGCTCGGCCTGGAGCCGGGCGTCACGGCGTTCGTGGGGCCCAACGGCCAGGGCAAGACCAACCTGGTCGAGGCCCTGGGCTATGTCGCGACGCACTCCAGCCACCGGGTGGCCAGCGACGCGCCGCTGGTGCGCCAGGGCGCCACCCGGGCGATCGTGCGCTGCGCCATCCAGCGGGATGATCGGCGGGCGCTGATCGAGCTGGAGATCAACCCGGGGCGGGCCAACCGCGCCAGGCTCAACCGCTCCCCCGTCTCACGGGCCCGTGACGTCGTCGGCCTGCTGCGCACGGTGCTGTTCGCGCCCGAGGACCTCGCGCTGTCCAAGGGCGACCCGTCCGAGCGCCGCCGCTTCCTCGACGACCTGCTGGTGTCCAGGACACCCCGGTTCGCGGGGGTGCGTGCCGACTACGACCGGGTGCTGAAGCAGCGCGGAGCCCTGCTGCGTACGGCCGCGCAGGCCCGCAGAGGCAGCAGGAGCCCGCGGCGGCAGGAGAGGGACAGCGGGTTCGCCGCGGCCGGCGCGGGCGACGTGCTGAGCACTCTGGAGGTCTGGGACGCCCATCTGGCCCGGCACGGGGCGGAGTTGTTGCGCGGGCGCCTGGAGCTCATCGAGGCGCTGCGCCCGCTGGTGGCCGGATCCTACGCCGCGCTGGCGCCGTCGAGCGCTCCGGCGACGCTCGCCTACCGCAGCACGTTGTCCACAGGCGGGGATCCAGGCGAGGGGGGTCAGGAGGGCGAAGCCCCCGGTGAGCGGGGATCTTTCGATACACAGACGTTATCCACAGACTTGGGGAAAACCCTTGAAGAACGTCTGCGGGAGCGGCTAATAGAGGTCCGCTCGTCGGAGCTCGAACGAGGGGTCACGCTCGTCGGGCCGCACCGCGACGACCTGGTTCTCGGGCTGGGCGAGCTGCCTGCCCGGGGTTACGCCAGCCACGGCGAGTCCTGGTCGTTCGCGCTGGCGCTGCGGCTGGCGGCCTACGACCTGCTGCGGGCCGACGGGGGCGATCCCGTGCTGATCCTCGACGACGTGTTCGCCGAGCTCGACAGCCAGCGCAGGCGGCGGCTCGCGGAGATGGTGGCGCCCGCCGAGCAGGTGCTGATCACCGCGGCGGTCGCGGACGACGTGCCGCAGGAGCTGGTGGGAGGCAGGTTCGACGTCGCGGAGGGGAGTGTGACGCGTGTCCGCTGA
- a CDS encoding DUF721 domain-containing protein — MAREKLAQAKADAAKRGQLPRREPRRRAAGGPRRENGDPQLFGRAIADLLADRGWERPAKVGAVFGRWVEIVGPDLAAHTKPESFDDGEVLIAADSTAWATQVRLLARTLVRRLNEELGDGTVTKVKVRGPQTAPRPSGGLRVTGRRGPRDTYG; from the coding sequence ATGGCGAGGGAGAAGCTCGCCCAGGCCAAGGCCGACGCCGCCAAACGCGGCCAGCTCCCCCGCCGCGAGCCCAGGCGCAGGGCGGCCGGCGGCCCGCGCAGGGAGAACGGAGATCCCCAGCTTTTCGGACGCGCGATCGCCGACCTGCTGGCCGATCGCGGCTGGGAGCGCCCGGCGAAGGTGGGCGCGGTGTTCGGCCGCTGGGTCGAGATCGTGGGCCCTGACCTGGCCGCCCACACCAAGCCAGAGTCGTTCGACGACGGCGAGGTGCTGATCGCGGCCGACTCGACGGCGTGGGCGACGCAGGTCCGGCTGCTCGCCCGCACCCTCGTACGCAGGCTCAACGAGGAGCTCGGCGACGGCACCGTGACAAAGGTCAAGGTCAGAGGCCCGCAGACGGCGCCGCGTCCATCAGGAGGATTGCGGGTGACCGGAAGGCGGGGTCCTCGTGACACCTACGGCTAG